A portion of the Segatella copri DSM 18205 genome contains these proteins:
- a CDS encoding helix-turn-helix transcriptional regulator, which produces MKILLADKQDITRAGLSYVISKIEGLETRTIEDKADLMLALKENEDTVVILDYTLFDINDAAELLILNQRFPYTRWLLFSEDLSADFVKILIASSTQFSVLLKECSLMEIKEAIRFCVASNRFVCQRMMEVLLAPKQEEQEKINLTKTETEILKDIALGMTTKEIAEKRFSSFHTVNTHRKNIFRKLGVNNVHEATKYALRAGLVDSAEYYI; this is translated from the coding sequence ATGAAGATTCTATTAGCAGACAAACAGGACATCACAAGAGCCGGATTGAGCTATGTGATCAGTAAGATAGAGGGTTTGGAAACCCGGACCATCGAAGACAAGGCAGACCTGATGCTTGCCTTAAAGGAGAATGAGGATACGGTTGTAATACTCGATTACACCCTTTTCGACATCAATGATGCTGCCGAATTACTTATTTTAAACCAGCGTTTCCCATACACGCGCTGGCTACTGTTCAGTGAGGATCTGAGTGCCGATTTCGTGAAGATTCTCATCGCCAGCAGTACGCAGTTCAGCGTATTGCTGAAGGAGTGTTCGCTAATGGAAATCAAGGAGGCGATACGTTTTTGTGTGGCAAGCAACCGTTTTGTCTGCCAGCGCATGATGGAGGTTCTTCTGGCTCCGAAACAGGAGGAGCAGGAGAAAATCAACCTCACCAAGACCGAGACAGAGATTCTGAAGGACATTGCGCTGGGAATGACGACGAAAGAAATAGCCGAGAAGCGCTTTTCCAGCTTCCATACGGTCAATACCCACCGCAAGAACATCTTCCGCAAGCTGGGCGTAAACAACGTTCACGAGGCAACGAAATATGCGCTGAGAGCCGGTTTGGTTGATTCGGCAGAATATTATATTTAA
- a CDS encoding MATE family efflux transporter: protein MKKEKRDNYTFLTHAPVHHVIFTMAIPTIISMLSTSMYNLADTYFVGSINTQSVAAVGVSFAAMAVIQAIGFFFGHGAGNYVSRQLGAKHTEEAQKMATTGFVLSFLTGLLIAILGHLFLTPLCLLMGSTPTILPYTERYLGIILLGAPFMTTSLTLNNLMRFQGNTMYAMKGIMSGVLLNLILAPLLILYFQLGITGAAVATLTSQCFGCAMLFWMTHKGENIRIRLCNFTPTRAFAKEIIFGGTPSLSRQGLGSIATLMLNVAAGAFGDAAIAGMSIVTRISFFTYAMVIGLGQGFQPLCGFCYGAKLYGRVKEAFFFCIRCGTVFLSVCALLGFIFSTSIISIFRDDAAVVAVGSVALRWQVLSFPLVASIVLTNMLMQTIRKPVRANIVAAARSGLFFIPLIFILPYFFGLLGVEMCQMWADCCSFAVAVLIAWSAFRDMRREQMELGKSH from the coding sequence ATGAAGAAAGAGAAAAGAGACAACTATACGTTCCTCACACATGCCCCTGTGCATCATGTGATTTTCACGATGGCCATACCAACGATTATCAGTATGCTGTCGACGAGCATGTACAACCTCGCCGACACTTATTTCGTGGGCAGCATCAACACGCAGAGTGTGGCAGCGGTAGGCGTTTCCTTTGCAGCAATGGCTGTGATTCAGGCGATTGGTTTCTTCTTCGGTCACGGAGCGGGCAATTATGTTTCGCGCCAGTTGGGCGCCAAGCATACGGAAGAGGCACAGAAGATGGCAACAACGGGCTTTGTGCTGAGTTTTCTTACCGGTCTCCTCATCGCCATTCTGGGTCATCTTTTCCTCACTCCGCTCTGTCTTCTGATGGGTTCTACGCCCACCATTCTTCCTTATACAGAGCGCTATCTGGGCATTATCCTGCTGGGTGCTCCCTTTATGACCACCTCGCTTACGCTGAATAATCTGATGCGATTTCAGGGCAATACGATGTATGCGATGAAAGGCATCATGTCGGGTGTGCTGCTCAATCTGATTCTGGCTCCTCTGCTCATTCTCTACTTCCAGCTGGGCATTACCGGAGCCGCCGTAGCCACCCTCACCAGCCAGTGTTTCGGCTGCGCCATGCTCTTCTGGATGACGCATAAAGGCGAGAACATCCGCATCCGTCTCTGCAATTTCACCCCTACCCGCGCCTTTGCCAAGGAGATTATCTTCGGCGGAACCCCTTCGCTGTCAAGACAGGGACTGGGAAGTATCGCTACGCTGATGCTCAATGTGGCAGCAGGTGCGTTTGGCGATGCAGCCATTGCGGGCATGAGCATCGTTACCCGCATCTCCTTCTTCACCTATGCGATGGTCATTGGTCTGGGTCAGGGATTCCAGCCGCTCTGCGGATTCTGCTACGGTGCCAAACTCTATGGGCGCGTAAAGGAAGCCTTCTTTTTCTGCATCAGATGCGGCACGGTTTTCCTCAGCGTCTGTGCCCTTCTCGGCTTCATCTTCTCAACTTCCATCATCAGCATCTTCCGCGATGATGCAGCGGTTGTAGCCGTAGGTTCGGTGGCTTTGCGATGGCAGGTGCTCAGTTTTCCGCTCGTAGCCAGCATCGTGCTCACCAACATGCTGATGCAGACCATCCGTAAACCGGTGAGAGCCAACATCGTAGCGGCAGCACGAAGCGGACTTTTCTTCATTCCGCTCATCTTCATCCTCCCCTATTTCTTCGGACTGCTGGGCGTGGAGATGTGTCAGATGTGGGCAGATTGCTGCTCGTTTGCCGTTGCGGTTCTGATAGCCTGGAGCGCTTTCAGGGATATGAGAAGAGAGCAGATGGAACTTGGGAAAAGCCACTAG